A genomic stretch from Nocardia wallacei includes:
- a CDS encoding zinc-binding dehydrogenase, which produces MPIRRDVARMRVVEAKTFGGPDVLVPGTAPTPVAGTGEVVIDVAAADVMFLDARLRSGWGTDFFPVRPPYVPGGAVAGVVSAVGEGVDPQWLGKRVASATAASGIGGGLPIGGYAEQALAKARTLTELPGDFVPAAALVHDGTTALAVAEQAALRAGESVLITAAGGGLGILLTQLARAAAATVIAAAHGQRKLDLARRLGATEVIDYEEPGWADSVLEVTGGAGVAVVLDGAGGPIGRDALGVVAPGGRFFGYGNAAGGFAELDTEHAAAQGISVSSLMDITAAGSDFHALGARAFALAAEGHLEVVVGQTFPLERAAEAHAAIEARQAVGRTILTV; this is translated from the coding sequence ATGCCGATTCGAAGGGACGTGGCGAGGATGCGAGTGGTCGAGGCGAAGACTTTCGGCGGACCGGATGTGCTGGTGCCGGGTACGGCGCCGACTCCGGTGGCCGGAACGGGCGAGGTGGTGATCGACGTCGCGGCGGCGGATGTGATGTTCCTCGACGCGCGCCTGCGCAGCGGGTGGGGCACCGACTTCTTTCCCGTGCGCCCGCCGTACGTGCCGGGCGGCGCGGTCGCCGGAGTGGTGTCGGCGGTAGGGGAGGGCGTCGATCCGCAGTGGCTGGGCAAACGGGTAGCGAGCGCGACGGCCGCCAGCGGTATCGGAGGCGGGCTGCCCATCGGCGGGTACGCCGAGCAGGCGCTCGCCAAGGCGCGGACCCTCACCGAACTGCCCGGCGACTTCGTGCCCGCCGCGGCCCTGGTCCACGACGGCACGACGGCACTGGCGGTGGCCGAGCAGGCGGCGCTGCGTGCCGGTGAGTCGGTGCTGATCACGGCGGCCGGTGGCGGTCTCGGCATCCTGCTCACCCAGTTGGCGCGGGCAGCCGCGGCGACCGTGATCGCCGCGGCGCACGGACAGCGGAAGCTCGATCTGGCGCGGCGGCTCGGCGCGACGGAGGTGATCGACTACGAGGAACCCGGCTGGGCGGACAGCGTGCTGGAGGTGACCGGGGGCGCGGGCGTGGCCGTGGTGCTCGACGGCGCGGGCGGGCCGATCGGCCGCGACGCGCTCGGCGTTGTCGCACCGGGCGGCCGCTTCTTCGGATATGGCAACGCGGCAGGGGGATTCGCCGAACTCGACACCGAACACGCTGCAGCGCAGGGCATCAGCGTGTCGAGCCTGATGGATATCACTGCCGCGGGCAGCGATTTCCACGCGCTGGGCGCACGGGCGTTCGCACTGGCGGCCGAGGGACACCTGGAAGTTGTTGTCGGCCAGACCTTCCCGCTGGAACGAGCCGCCGAGGCGCACGCCGCCATCGAGGCTCGTCAGGCGGTGGGACGCACGATCCTGACCGTCTAG
- a CDS encoding TerC/Alx family metal homeostasis membrane protein: MSPTDTVLAAEGLHTIGTPWLWAATVAGVLVLLALDFVVTRKPHEVSMREAVGWSVFYIALPVIFGFVLWAGYDGTVSTEFFTGYLLEKSLSVDNLFVFMLLLAAFAVPAALAQRVLLFGIVGALVLRGIFIALGAAALASLDWAFLLFGAILLVTAAKLLMDAASGHEQEVDISRMRSVQLLRKLMPVTDDYRGTRMTVREAGKRALTPLALVVTAVMATDLVFAVDSVPAVYGVTGDPYLVFATNAFALLGLRALYFVLQAALSRLVHLAYGLAIILAFIGVKLVLHWAHGIWDWLPEIPTVASLGVIVVVLAVVTLTSLRATRGDKDAATTAAS; encoded by the coding sequence ATGAGCCCCACCGATACCGTTCTCGCAGCCGAGGGATTGCACACCATCGGCACGCCGTGGCTGTGGGCCGCGACCGTCGCCGGTGTGCTGGTCCTGCTGGCGCTCGATTTCGTCGTCACCCGCAAACCCCACGAGGTGTCGATGCGCGAGGCGGTCGGCTGGTCGGTCTTCTACATCGCGCTGCCGGTGATCTTCGGATTCGTCCTCTGGGCCGGCTACGACGGCACCGTCTCCACCGAATTCTTCACCGGCTATCTGCTGGAGAAGTCGCTGTCGGTCGACAACCTGTTCGTCTTCATGCTGTTGCTGGCCGCCTTCGCGGTTCCCGCGGCGCTGGCGCAGCGGGTGTTGTTGTTCGGCATCGTCGGTGCGCTGGTGTTGCGCGGCATCTTCATCGCACTGGGCGCTGCCGCGCTCGCGTCGCTGGACTGGGCGTTCCTGCTGTTCGGCGCCATCCTGCTGGTGACAGCGGCGAAGCTGCTCATGGACGCGGCGAGCGGGCACGAGCAGGAGGTCGACATCTCGCGCATGCGGTCGGTGCAGCTGCTGCGCAAACTGATGCCGGTCACCGACGACTACCGCGGCACCCGGATGACGGTGCGCGAGGCGGGCAAGCGCGCCCTGACCCCGCTGGCCCTGGTGGTGACGGCGGTAATGGCCACCGACCTGGTGTTCGCGGTCGATTCGGTGCCCGCGGTGTACGGCGTCACCGGCGATCCCTACCTGGTGTTCGCGACCAACGCGTTCGCGCTGCTCGGTTTGCGCGCCCTGTACTTCGTACTGCAGGCGGCGCTGTCGCGGCTGGTGCACCTGGCGTACGGCCTGGCCATCATCCTGGCGTTCATCGGGGTGAAGCTGGTGCTGCACTGGGCGCACGGCATCTGGGACTGGCTACCCGAGATCCCGACGGTGGCGTCGCTGGGTGTGATCGTGGTGGTGCTCGCGGTGGTGACGCTCACGAGCCTGCGGGCGACACGCGGCGACAAGGACGCGGCAACCACCGCGGCGTCGTAA